From the Astyanax mexicanus isolate ESR-SI-001 chromosome 9, AstMex3_surface, whole genome shotgun sequence genome, one window contains:
- the ttc38 gene encoding tetratricopeptide repeat protein 38, whose protein sequence is MLAASFRDCKAWEAEGLPLSTTSNEACKLYDAILNQYVTWRNDETLGGIEGCIEAVQAADPNFVMGHVIGTGLELVGTGSSVLRNEKLAGAVKRTLDLAKSQDLTPREKLHVKAVDLFSRGALDKACDVWEDILVEHPTDMLALKFSHDGFFYLGEQVQMRDSVARVLPHWKPHMPLYSYLKGLYSFGLLETHFYDQAEKVAKEGLALTPEDGWCVHSVAHVHEMKAEIEKGLKFMESNEKNWKVCDMLACHNYWHWALYHVEKGEYEAALKIYDDQVSRRCVKSGAMLDTVDACSLLYRLEMEGVNVKGRYRELLQVTEPHSEDHTLLFNDLHFLMVSLGCKNTSTTQRLLESLRVLAKEPGENHEHQLAETIGLPMCEALVEYDQGNYSKAVEILKPIRYHFVEIGGSDAQRDVFSQLLIHSAIKSEDKHHQRYARCLLAERDSVRPNSPLTDRLIQRAHSLHL, encoded by the exons ATGCTGGCCGCTAGTTTTAGAGACTGTAAG GCGTGGGAGGCTGAGGGTCTCCCCCTGTCCACTACCAGCAATGAAGCCTGCAAACTATACGACGCTATACTGAATCAG TATGTAACCTGGCGTAATGATGAGACACTGGGAGGAATCGAGGGGTGCATTGAAGCAGTCCAAGCAGCTGACCCTAACTTTG TGATGGGTCATGTGATTGGCACTGGACTGGAGCTGGTAGGTACTGGAAGTTCAGTACTGCGTAATGAGAAGCTGGCAGGAGCTGTGAAAAGGACGTTAGATCTAGCCAAAAGCCAAGACCTCACACCCAGAGAGAAACTGCATGTTAAAGCTGTTGACCTGTTCTCCAGAGG AGCATTGGACAAGGCCTGTGATGTGTGGGAGGATATTTTGGTGGAGCATCCCACAGACATGCTGGCCCTGAAGTTTTCCCATGATGgctttttttatttgggtgagcaggTTCAAATGAGGGACTCTGTGGCCAGAGTGCTTCCACACTGGAAACCACACATGCCCCTGTACAG TTATCTGAAAGGCTTATATTCCTTTGGACTTCTTGAGACTCATTTCTATGACCAAGCTGAAAAAGTGGCAAAAGAG GGCCTTGCTCTGACTCCTGAAGATGGCTGGTGTGTCCACTCTGTAGCTCATGTCCATGAGATGAAGGCAGAGATTGAAAAGGGTCTAAAGTTCATGGAGTCTAATGAGAAGAACTGGAAG gtgtgcGACATGTTGGCCTGCCATAATTACTGGCATTGGGCTCTTTATCATGTAGAAAAG GGAGAATATGAAGCTGCTTTGAAGATATATGATGATCAG GTGTCCCGTCGCTGTGTAAAGTCTGGAGCTATGCTGGATACGGTGGATGCCTGTTCTCTGCTCTACAGGCTGGAAATGGAGG GAGTAAATGTAAAGGGCCGTTATCGGGAGCTCCTGCAGGTGACTGAGCCGCATTCTGAAGACCACACTCTGCTCTTCAATGACCTGCACTTCCTCATGGTGTCTCTGGGCTGCAAAAACACCAGTACAACGCAGCGTCTGCTGGAGAGTCTGCGAGTGCTGGCCAA AGAACCAGGAGAAAACCATGAGCACCAGTTGGCTGAGACTATTGGGTTGCCCATGTGTGAGGCATTGGTGGAATATGACCAAGGGAACTACAGCAAGGCAGTGGAAATTCTCAAACCAATCAGATACCACTTTGTAGAGATAGGGGGCAGCGATGCACAG AGGGATGTGTTCAGTCAGCTGCTCATTCATTCTGCGATTAAGTCAGAGGACAAACACCATCAAAGATATGCCAG GTGTCTACTGGCTGAAAGAGACTCAGTGAGGCCTAATTCCCCTCTCACTGACCGACTGATCCAGAGGGCCCATTCTCTACATCTATAA